The genomic region CGTGTTCTCTCCTGAGACCATCCATCAGCTTGTAGGCGATTACGAGGCGTATATTGTCCAGCTTCAACAGGCCGGGCTGATTCGCGCCGATCTTCCAGTGCCTGTCATCTCGTTTCTGACGGGCGCTCTGAAGATTGGCATCATCAACACACCTGACCTCCTCAGCCTGGAACAGATGCCCGCAATGGAGCAGCTTACCGAGGCAGTCAGCGACATGCTGCGCCGCTGGCTGGAACCAGAACGCCTCCCCAGCGACACCGCTGTGGGCAAACAATTCACCACCGCGTGGTGGGCAAAAGTCAAAGAAGTCGAAAATCAACAGCAGTAAGCGGAGGATATTCACGACATGAGTGCGATCATCGAAGTCGAAAGTCTGACCAAAAGCTACGGCAGCAAACGTGGCATTACCAACGTCTCCTTCCAGGTGGAAGAAGGCGAAGTCTTTGGCTTCCTTGGCCCCAACGGCGCGGGCAAAACGACCACCATCCGCCTGCTCATGGCGCTGCTGCGAGCCGACGCAGGCACAGCGCGCATTGGCGGGCTGGATTGCTGGCAGCAGTCCGTTGAGGTCAAGAAGCTCATCGGCTATCTTCCCGGCGAGCTTTCGCTCGACCCCAACCTGACCGGCGGGCAGATTCTCGAATATTTCGGGCATTTGCGCGGCGGCATTGATCAAGCCTATCTCAAGCAGCTTATCGCCCGGCTGGACCTGGACCCCACCCGCAAGTTCCGCCAGTATTCCAGCGGCAACAAGCGCAAGATCGGGCTTGTCCAGGCATTTATGCACCGCCCGCGCCTGCTGGTACTGGACGAGCCAACCAACGGCCTGGACCCGCTCAACCAGCAGGAGTTTGATCGGATGGTCAAAGAAGTGCGCGACGAAGGGCGCACCGTCTTTCTCTCCTCACACATCCTGACCGAAGTGGAGCAAATGTGTAACCGCGTGGCGATCATCCGCGAAGGGCGGCTGGTGCGCGTCGGCGGCGTCGCTGAACTGAAAGACATCAAGCGCCACGAAGTCATCATCACCTTCGCCAATGCCGCGCCAGCCGGGGCATTCAAGGCGCTGGCGGGCGTAGAGCAGGTGGAGGCGCTGCCCGATGGATATACGCTGCGCCTGGCCGTTCAGGGCGCGCTGGATGCCGTGATCAAAGCGGCGGCGCAGCATGCTGTCGTCACCCTGACCAGCCACGAACCCAGCCTCGAAGACATCTTCCTGCGCTACTACCAGGGCGACGGCCACGCCGCCGTCAAGGAGGCCAGCCATGTGGTTCACTAGCGTCTTTCTCAAAACCCTGCGCGACTATCGCATCGCTATCCTGGGCTGGGGCGTGGGCATGGGCCTTCTGGTGTACGCTACCCTGTCGTATTTTCCGGCGGCAGTGACAACGGCTGAAGCGCGAGCCGAGCTTGTCAGCATCGCTCCCACCTTCGCCTGGAACGCCGAATCAATCGCGGTTGACACCCCTGGCGGCTACGCCACCTTTAAGATTGGCCTCACCATCTTGCTGATCGTCGTCTGGCCGCTCATGGCATGCAGCCGCATGCTGCGCGGCGAAGAGGAGCGCGGCTCCCTGGATGCCCTGCTCTCGCTGCCGCGTGGGCGCGCCCGCGTGGCGCTTGAAAAACTGGCGGCAGTGTGGGTAGCCCTGCTGGCGATGGGCCTGCTGATTGGACTTATCGCCTTTGCGGGCGGCAAAAGCGCCAGCGCCGCCCTTAGCCTGGGCGACGCGCTGCTCTATGGCCTCAATCTCGCCCTGATTTCCGGCGTCTTCGGGGGCATCGCGCTGCTGCTCTCCCAGTTCACCCAGGAGCGCCGCACAGCGGCAGGCTTGACCGGCGCTGTGCTGCTCGTGTTCATCGTGCTGGATATGGTCCACCGCGTCATTCCCGATAGCGAGTGGGTATCGCGCATCTCGCCGGTCTATTACTACAACCTGAGCAAGCCCTTAACGCCCGGCTACGGCGCCAACCCCGGCGCGCTGCTGGTCCTGCTGGCCCTGTGCATCCTGCTCAACGCAGCCGCGCTGGCCCTCTTTGTCCGGCGCGATGTTGGCGCCGCCGTCGCCTTGCCCCGCTTCCTGCGTCTGCCGGAGCGACCTGTGCGGCCTGAGCGCGCCCTGCCGGTGAACGCCTGGTCGCTGCGTTCCGTCTACGCCCGCAGCCTGCGGATGATCGCGGTCCCCACCTTCTGGTGGACGCTGGGCATCGCCGGATTTGCCGGATGGATGGTTGTAGCCGTCAAACAAATCGAGTCGAAGCTGTCCGCCTCCTTTTTCGAGGGTCCATCGCTCCTCAAAGACCTGATTACCAGGATCGGCGGAGGCGCTATTGGCCTCAATGCCACCCTCCTGAGCGCGATCTTCTCCCTCCTGCCGCTGCTGCTGATGGCCTTTGCCGTCACTCAGGCCACCCGTTGGACCGCCGACGAAGAGGATGGCCGCCAGGAACTGGTGCTGGCAACGCCGCAGCCGCGCTTGAACGTCTTGCTGGCGCGCTTTGGCGCGCTCACCACCGCGACGGTGCTGATGGGCGTGCTGACGCTGGCGATCACCGCGCTGGCTTCGGCGGCCTCTGGCCTGGCGCTCGATGGCGGCAACCTGGCCGCCGCCACGCTCTCGATCATTCCGCTGGGGCTGCTGGTGGCCGCCATCGGCTATCTCTTCTCCGGCTGGCTGCGTACCGCGCTGGAAACTGGCTTCTTGAGCTTCTTGCTGGTGATCTGGTTCTTCATCAGCTTCATTGGTCCAGAGCTGAACTGGCCGGATGCTGCGCTGCGGCTGTCAGCCTTCTACTACTATGGCACGCCCCTGCTGCATGGCCTGCCCCTGGGGGATACGCTGATTGTCCTGATCGTCGCTGGCGCGGCGCTGGCGCTCGCCTCGGTGCGTTTTATGCGCAAGGACATCGCTAACTAAGCGTCTGTGCGCAGCGCCGCCTTCCCGGCGGCGCTGCGCGTGGATTCTGTATGAAAGGGCCACACCTGTGGTTATCGAAGTCTCACATCTCGTCAAAACCTACACGGGCAAACCGCCTGTGCGCGCCGTGCGCGGCATCACGTTTCACGTGAACCAGGGGGAAATCTTTGGCTTCCTTGGCCCCAACGGCGCGGGCAAAACCACCACCATCCGCTGCATGCTCGATCTGATTCGCCCCACCCTGGGCGAGATCAGCCTCTTTGGCCTGGACGCCCGCCGCAACAGCCTCGCCATTCATCGGCGCATCGGCTATCTCCCTGGCGACGTGCGCCTGCCCGGCGATCTCACCGCCAAACAGTTCCTGGATCGCTACTCGCATATGGCCGGTCTGGAACCAGTGCTGCTGCCAAAGCTGCTGGAGCGATTCGAGATCCCGCTCAATCGCAAGCTCAAGGGCTTCTCCAAGGGCATGCGCCAGATGGTCGGCATTCTTCAGGCGTTTATGTGCGATCCCGAACTGCTCATTCTGGACGAACCCGCCAGCGGCCTGGACCCGCTGGGCCAGCGCACCTTCAACGAGTTTTTGCTGGAGCAGGCGCAGCATGGGCGCACCGTCTTTATGAGTTCACACATCCTCAGCGACGTGGAAAAGACCTGCCAGCGCGTGGGCGTCATTCGCGGCGGCGAACTGGTGGCCGTCGAAACTATCGAACGATTGCGCGAGCGCGCCGGGCAGGTGGTCATCGTCGAGTTTGCCGACGGCGCGCCCGAAGCCGAATTGCGCGCCATCGCCAGCGTCCAATCGGTAGAGCAGCAGAAGAACGGCGCGTACCATCTCAAGATCGCCGGAAGCATTGACCCGGTGATCAAAATGCTGGCGCGCCACAGCGTGCGGCGGCTTGAGGTGGAGGAAGCGCCGCTGGAAGAAGTCTTCTTGAAGTTCTACACCGATGGCGCAGCCGATGAATCCGGCGCAGCCGAGC from Ktedonobacterales bacterium harbors:
- a CDS encoding ABC transporter ATP-binding protein produces the protein MSAIIEVESLTKSYGSKRGITNVSFQVEEGEVFGFLGPNGAGKTTTIRLLMALLRADAGTARIGGLDCWQQSVEVKKLIGYLPGELSLDPNLTGGQILEYFGHLRGGIDQAYLKQLIARLDLDPTRKFRQYSSGNKRKIGLVQAFMHRPRLLVLDEPTNGLDPLNQQEFDRMVKEVRDEGRTVFLSSHILTEVEQMCNRVAIIREGRLVRVGGVAELKDIKRHEVIITFANAAPAGAFKALAGVEQVEALPDGYTLRLAVQGALDAVIKAAAQHAVVTLTSHEPSLEDIFLRYYQGDGHAAVKEASHVVH
- a CDS encoding ABC transporter ATP-binding protein, with product MVIEVSHLVKTYTGKPPVRAVRGITFHVNQGEIFGFLGPNGAGKTTTIRCMLDLIRPTLGEISLFGLDARRNSLAIHRRIGYLPGDVRLPGDLTAKQFLDRYSHMAGLEPVLLPKLLERFEIPLNRKLKGFSKGMRQMVGILQAFMCDPELLILDEPASGLDPLGQRTFNEFLLEQAQHGRTVFMSSHILSDVEKTCQRVGVIRGGELVAVETIERLRERAGQVVIVEFADGAPEAELRAIASVQSVEQQKNGAYHLKIAGSIDPVIKMLARHSVRRLEVEEAPLEEVFLKFYTDGAADESGAAEPVAPTAAPTVTKEGQPS
- a CDS encoding ABC transporter permease subunit, whose translation is MWFTSVFLKTLRDYRIAILGWGVGMGLLVYATLSYFPAAVTTAEARAELVSIAPTFAWNAESIAVDTPGGYATFKIGLTILLIVVWPLMACSRMLRGEEERGSLDALLSLPRGRARVALEKLAAVWVALLAMGLLIGLIAFAGGKSASAALSLGDALLYGLNLALISGVFGGIALLLSQFTQERRTAAGLTGAVLLVFIVLDMVHRVIPDSEWVSRISPVYYYNLSKPLTPGYGANPGALLVLLALCILLNAAALALFVRRDVGAAVALPRFLRLPERPVRPERALPVNAWSLRSVYARSLRMIAVPTFWWTLGIAGFAGWMVVAVKQIESKLSASFFEGPSLLKDLITRIGGGAIGLNATLLSAIFSLLPLLLMAFAVTQATRWTADEEDGRQELVLATPQPRLNVLLARFGALTTATVLMGVLTLAITALASAASGLALDGGNLAAATLSIIPLGLLVAAIGYLFSGWLRTALETGFLSFLLVIWFFISFIGPELNWPDAALRLSAFYYYGTPLLHGLPLGDTLIVLIVAGAALALASVRFMRKDIAN